The Podospora bellae-mahoneyi strain CBS 112042 chromosome 7, whole genome shotgun sequence genomic sequence ACGCTCGCCCCCTtccaaacaacaacctgcTCGTCCATCTCCCTCGCGCTCCTGCTCACCAAAATCTTGTCCTGCAGATCcggcctcctcgccctcaacctctcctccaagaaCGGGGCAAAATGCGGAATCTTGGCACCCCCGCCGACAACCATGATGCTCCCTAGCAACTCTCTCACCTTTTTCTCGTCCCCCTTGGCCGCGTTTTGGATTGATGTCATGATTGCGATGTCGAGGGGGGCGACGGGGAGGACAGAGTCCCGCTCAGTGGCGAGATCTTTGGCTGTTcgctggaggggttggtttgaggttgggttgttgtcgaaggaggttgttggtaaGAGGAAGGAGCCGTTTGGTGCGGGGGTGCCGCCGTTGCgggcggagggggcgggggagcCGTTGAGATCACGGGAGGATGCGCCGAATATGTAAGGGGCGGGGACGGGGGTTGAGACACCAGCGTCcggggctggggagggggctttGGATGTGCCTGGGGTCGCGCTggcattgttgttgtggccGAGGAAGTTGAACGGGTTGGACCTTTCCTTACTTGGGGTTGCCATACCCATCTCGCCAGGGGCGCCGGTGAAGGAAGATGCCgggatggtggtttgggtgaCGGAGGGTTGGATATGTGCCAGGATGGCGAGCTGGGCGGCAGAGGTAGGATCGTCAGGCATGTCGACATCATAAGCGTTGTAGGACCGGTCGATCAGCTGTCGCCTCTTGTCCAGTTTGTGGCTGTTGTCGAATATCGATGGATCGTAGAAACCCATAGGGGCGAGAATAACTTCATCGTAGCACTTGAACATGTACTTCCGCGTCGGCTGGTTCGGAGCGCGGAGGTGGAAGTCGTAGTTTTGGACCGAGATGTTGGCTTGCGACAAAGTGCAATACTTGATCTTGAGTTCCTCGGCCAGCAGGAAATCATATCTCCTACGGAGGTTGATCTCTTGATATGGGAAATTATCATAGAGCATCATCTTGATGAAAGTCTCTGTGACATCCCAGCCGCCAAACTTGAGGTTGATGCGCGAGTCTTCGATACAGAGACCATCTTCCACGCAAGCGATGGAGGTCTTTTGCGCACCGCAGTCCACCACACAGGCCTGAGTGTAACCAGCACCGAAGGTCGCGGCCATGCTCTCC encodes the following:
- the ARP8 gene encoding Actin-like protein arp8 (BUSCO:EOG0926248P; COG:Z; EggNog:ENOG503NWRY), encoding MVGKVSERVLAREGLERTDNGMKQTSWPDVPPINQKNYYTDYMKRDDQILSLRLQAEANRDRLVQNAKDRDRALNNTNGDVTLPVDDLQGEDGGPSSSYMDPSKIIVIHPGSQNLRLGFASDALPKTIPMVLATKYPQTESEMYEALPRRKFEERGMDQQHGEEWSKKYQKACNDLKVDMRQNKRKVLPNSKDLVVNFNRRTEPEIISQHNDPLQVEWTDVSTLEDGGSESAVFIGHQAQRVPDDSNPKFKLWRPIQNGWLNENEYPTQAHLFNDLETLLDRAFRWELGLKKSTEWKQYSCVIIIPDLYDKKYVEQLLHLCIEWFEFSRVAFIQESMAATFGAGYTQACVVDCGAQKTSIACVEDGLCIEDSRINLKFGGWDVTETFIKMMLYDNFPYQEINLRRRYDFLLAEELKIKYCTLSQANISVQNYDFHLRAPNQPTRKYMFKCYDEVILAPMGFYDPSIFDNSHKLDKRRQLIDRSYNAYDVDMPDDPTSAAQLAILAHIQPSVTQTTIPASSFTGAPGEMGMATPSKERSNPFNFLGHNNNASATPGTSKAPSPAPDAGVSTPVPAPYIFGASSRDLNGSPAPSARNGGTPAPNGSFLLPTTSFDNNPTSNQPLQRTAKDLATERDSVLPVAPLDIAIMTSIQNAAKGDEKKVRELLGSIMVVGGGAKIPHFAPFLEERLRARRPDLQDKILVSRSAREMDEQVVVWKGASVFAKLATNDSWITGGEYKVLGSRCVYHKVLWQY